One genomic window of Branchiostoma floridae strain S238N-H82 chromosome 4, Bfl_VNyyK, whole genome shotgun sequence includes the following:
- the LOC118414814 gene encoding protein phosphatase 1 regulatory subunit 3B-like, translating into MLAIRSPLAAMPVDCGFMFSASPSPPNIGYLNASGLLRDLEKLRLRSQMTKPPYSKCRTTLLTPLKPCINKAEEPKHVAAKSCQGVRGKTKTRKKVSFADTQGLSLVSVRLVEDTQEPPVLSTSLIAAVIDGARPAAEQRSNLVFNFAQPAADYLKMRQRLDLQNVCLENAIIKEKSIMGTVKVKNLAFEKHLEVRVTFDGWNTYKDMEASYSSSEGKNYDTFSFEFDVPKYLKPQDKIEFCLSYTCGGQTHWDSNDGQNYQIVSAEYKSMQELSAPWSRPDSRGNTALMSDYTSPEFPTWVAHAKSDIPYY; encoded by the coding sequence ATGCTCGCCATTAGATCACCGCTAGCAGCAATGCCGGTGGACTGCGGCTTCATGTTTTCAGCAAGCCCAAGCCCGCCTAACATCGGCTACCTGAACGCGTCCGGACTTCTAAGGGACCTCGAAAAACTCCGTCTTAGATCGCAGATGACGAAACCTCCATATTCAAAATGTCGGACGACACTTCTCACACCACTCAAACCATGCATCAACAAGGCGGAGGAACCCAAGCATGTCGCCGCCAAGTCTTGTCAAGGCGTTCGAGGAAAGACGAAGACGCGGAAGAAGGTATCGTTCGCCGACACCCAAGGACTATCCCTTGTCAGTGTACGTTTGGTTGAAGACACACAGGAGCCCCCAGTGCTCAGTACAAGTCTGATCGCTGCCGTGATCGACGGGGCCCGTCCGGCGGCCGAGCAGCGGTCCAACCTGGTCTTTAACTTCGCCCAGCCCGCCGCGGACTACCTGAAAATGCGGCAAAGACTAGACCTACAAAACGTCTGCCTCGAAAACGCCATCATCAAAGAAAAATCCATCATGGGGACGGTCAAAGTGAAGAACCTGGCGTTCGAGAAACACCTCGAGGTGCGGGTCACCTTCGACGGGTGGAACACTTACAAGGATATGGAGGCGTCTTACAGCAGCTCGGAAGGAAAGAACTACGACACGttttcctttgagtttgacgtCCCCAAATACTTAAAACCACAGGACAAGATCGAGTTCTGCTTGTCCTACACGTGTGGTGGACAGACTCACTGGGACAGTAACGACGGACAGAACTACCAGATCGTGTCGGCAGAGTACAAGTCCATGCAGGAGTTATCGGCGCCGTGGTCACGACCGGACTCTCGGGGCAACACCGCCCTCATGTCCGACTACACCTCTCCGGAGTTCCCTACCTGGGTTGCACACGCCAAGTCCGACATACCATATTACTGA